The genomic stretch TTGTGAGGTTTTCCGAAGATATGCCAGGCGCattcaaaagaagaatgaccCTCGGGATCCCAACTTTTTGGCAATTAGCGTACAGTGTGCCAAGGTACGAAGAAGTTATTCTCTTGGATCTAAACCTTTGCTAACAAACTTTACCCTCTAGATTGAGCAATTCATTGAGACATTGTTCCCAAAGCAAGATTCCAAGAAGCTCACCAAGGAGGctcaggagaagcagagacaGGAACCCGGCATGTCCACCGGCGAAACTGCCATCTTGATTGCTGTCGTTCTCGGTGTTTTGCTGACCATGACGGGCGTTATGGTAAGATACTTCAATCCCCCGGATATGACTACAAAATTTTTTCAATCTAATATTGTACAGCTTGGCATCGCTTGGTTTCTCGGTGCGAGATTTGACGGCACATTTTCTGATACTGCCAAACTATGGTCGGGTGCTGGCGGCGCGCCTCCAGTATTAGACCGTGATGAATTGTAACGACACTACTAACCTACTTATTGATGATACCACCCGACTGCGATGCCTTGATGCTTTCATGCACTACAGATCTTGGCCCATGATATCTGCCAAGCATACACAATGTATACCTACTTACTATCTTAATTAATATCTTTAATGCTAGATCAAGCAGGAATCTTGCTTCCTACTTGATTGTTAACCACAGGTGCTGTATACTGAAAGCAGCGTGTTTCCTCGtccttttcttgctctcccCTTCTATCTACAACTAGCACGGATGTCAAATTGCAATTCAGTCCTTCCATGACTGTGGTTGTGCCGAAGAAGTGCTGATATCAACCCTTTCCATTGCTTTTAGTCGCTTTAACTAGCTAGACGCAGCGTAAATCCCCAACCTTGGGTTTTGACGAGGTTGGATTTGCGCGGGCAAGCAAACATGCCCATATTTCAAGCATCGCTTTGCGATATTAATATCATAACAATAAAACTGTGCGCGTTGAGCATTTCCATGTTTATTTCGAATATAGCACTTCAAAACTGTATTTATCTATCAATATATGAGTGCCAATATGTCTTGACTAATTCCGTTACTAAATGTTCACGCCTTCAATAGTCTCATGAATATGACCAATAATCAAGGCAACgttctttattatatttacaTGTATTCGATTCGCTGCGCTGCTCACAATACCGCAAGCTAATTAATACCTCTCGGGCAGATACCATCCCATTGCTTCCAAGGCTCCTCTTTCGCTATCTCGTGGAAAAAAATTATGTCTATGAAATCGCAAGAGATAAAATTTCAAATTTCAATGCGctttttctatttcttcttcttctgagtCTGTCACATCAACGACTGGATAAGGGGAACACAGTCAAATGATTTACAGTTCACCGTTGTTGGCGATGAGGTTGGTGGTTCCGGCAACGTTCTGCTGGACCGAGGCACCAGTGGCAGTGGCGAGGTTCTTGATGAGGGTGGTGACGTCGTCAACATTGGTGAGGCCCTTGAGAGCCATCAAGTAGGCGGCGAGACCGGCAACGTGAGGAGTGGCTATTGGAAAAGGCGAATTAGCTTAGGATCCAAAAAGTTGCGTGTACAAAAACGTTGGTCCTTACCCATGCTGGTACCGCTGAGAACGGCGGTATCGGTATCAGACTTGATGCCGACAGAGAGAACATTGACACCCTGAGCGTAAATGTCGACATCAGGTCCAAAGTTGGAGAAGCTAGCACGGACATCGTTGGTGGCATCGATGGCACCGACGGTGATGGCCTGAGGGGCAGAGCCGGGAGAGGTGTTGGCAGTATCTTGCTATAATGAGGGTTAGAGACGTTGCGTTTTCAGAAGAGACTGGGCTTAGAAACGTACGTTCTCGTTACCGGCGGCAACAACGGGGACGACACCAGcgttggcaatggcggcaatggcgttgTTGACAGCAGCAGACAGGGAGCCACCGAGAGACATGTTCATAACAGCCTTGCCAGAGAGACCCTTGGCCTGGACGTCGTTGACGACGAACTGCATACCGTTGAGAACGCCAGAGTTGCTACCGGCACCGGTGGCATCGAGGACCTTGACGGCAACGAGCTTGACGTTCTTGGCAACGCCGAAAGTAGCACCGCCAATGGTACCAGAAACGTGGCTGCCGTGGCCGTTCTCATCAGTGTTCTAGGTATTATCATTAGCTTTTTGCTCTCTTATCAAAGTTGTATCACCGGTCAGGGGGGGAAGAACGTATTCATCACATACGTTGGAGTTGACAAAGTTGGCACCGAAAGAAGCACGGCCCTCAAACTCGGAGTGGGTGATTCTAATACCAGTGTCGACGACGTAGGCAGTGATGCCGGCGCCAGCAGTGTTGTCGAAGATGTAGTTCTTGCCACCAGCATTTCGGTTAGAGAGACGGATCAGGCCAGGGGTGGCGTTGGTCTGAGCAACGAGGGCGCCCTTGGTCTGGACAACGGCATCGGCCTCGATGTAGGCGACCTCCTGGGCGGAAAAGATGGACTTGaccatctcgtcgtcggcatcgaGAGCCATGGCACGCCAGTTGTGCATCTGGAAGGAGTGGATCTCAGTGGAGAGGAGGTTGCCGCCGAGGCTTCGCTTTCCGAGATTGCGCTTCTGAATGGTGGCGGCGAACTCGGCCtgcttggcggcgatggcctcgGAGCCAAAGGTGTTGTTGTAGACGACAATGTAGCGGTTGGCGATGACGTTCTTGGCGTGAGGGTTGGTGATGTATCCAACCAGGCCAGCCAGATTTTCGTTGATCTCGTTGATGGTTTCGGTGAGGTTgaagttgaggttgaggttgtggttgttggtgttgtggccgtggccgtggaaCGGCAGAGCAGCCGCCAAGGGGGCCACCGCTAGCAGGAGATAGCCAAGCATGGTGTTGAAAGGCGCCATCGAGACGGTTCTTTGATTTGACGGAAAAGGGGATGTGAAATATTAATAGTAGGTACTGTTTAGCTGTGAGGATCAGACCCGGCTGTTCACTCGTCAAAGGCTGAAGGAAtgtagacttttttttctttcgcccccaaaaaaggaaataaaaggTATGGACAAAGAGAGGAACAAAGGATACGGCGATCAACGGATCCTCTATTAACCAGCTACTCAAAAATAAAGAATGACGGTAAAAATAGAATATGCAGTCCAAGTGCGGAGGACCGGGCCAGCGACTGTTTTGCGAGagaatagagagagagagagcgtgTGAATAGGAACGTATAATAGATCCCAAAAAAACGAAGGGGGGTGGGGAGGCGAAGGGAAATAAAGATTTTTGACGAGTGAAGCGTAGgtgaagagaatgaaaagaaaagatcaaaATGACATGGGGGACCGGAGCAAaacgaggagaagaacaagaattagtgagagagagagagagtggCCTCCACAGCTCACAGAGAGAAAGCCAAGGCGCTCATGCATGGAATTGATGGAACGGTCAATTGGGGACTGGAGCTCCGGGGATGGGCCCTGCTAGCGGCGCGGGCGGGGAGCCCTGGAGCCTCTTCAGTGTAGCAGTGCCtggacaagctgctgcggcgtGTACCTTGCAGAAGCTCCCAGGGCCCCTAACCGCCGGAATCTGTGGCAGGCCGTTGGAGGGTGTCTCAGAGTTTGGGCGTGCAGGGGGGGGGCAGCGTGTCTCTGCCAAGCGAGCTGCAAGACGTTTTGAAAACCGCCCAGGCCGCAACGACAGGGCTGCATAcgtttgttcttttgctccattttcctttttcatctccatGATGGtgagattcttttttttctcttagcTTCAGACACGCCGAGGGCTTGGCTGCGAAGCGCGGACTGAGAAAGTGTATGTTAGTGGCGGGGAAAGATTTCTTGTTTTATTCGGCCGAGGTGATTCTGCCATTGGGCGTGTATCAAGTCGCGAGGTAcacggtacatgtacacaacGTTGGCTTACTCCGTCTCACAATCACTATCAAGAGCATATTCACACGACAGGAGGTGAATGTCCGTAGCTTCAATCTGATGTCAATATGGCTTGGTTCAAGTCACTAGGCCAGTCATCTTTGACTTGATTAGCTCCCTTTGGGCGGTTAAGTAAACACGGCATCTGCAGAGATTCCTCCTGCGGCAGATGCAAGCGCCATTGATCTTAGCATATCGCCATCCAACATGTGTGTATGAGGTGATGGGTAATATGCTTCGATGCTTGTTACGCTAGTGCGCATAATGAATGCTATGGCAGCCATGAAGTTTGTCGATCAAATGCAAAATGGCAGCGTCCAGGCAGATCATCCGCAGATTGAGAGCCTCCATGCGAATGCAGATCAACGAGTGCCCTGGCTTATGAGATTACATAATAGCCAATACGCGTATATGCTTGAAAATGATTGGAGGAATTATAACTGCTACAATGCGGCTCAGGGACAATGGCacagccagcttcttcatctctaCTGTACAATAGAGAAACACTTTGAATAGGCATTCATTTCCGTCTTTGGATATTGCAAGCTTCCAGGCGCATGTACCTGATACCTCGTCCgcgcagcaccagcaacgGCTCGGGTGCACTGGAAATTAGCTTCGGGTGGCGTCAGGGGTCCCAGTGGGCTGCTCCAACGTCTGAAACACGGCGGAGCGCTAGCGAATCTCGAAGCTCGGCGCCTGTTCCATCCAGCTGGTGAGCTCCTCCCACTGGCCTAGCTCACAAGCATTTGAAACGCGCGCTACAGAAGCCAAGTCTTCATGTTGTCTTGTATCTCGTTCGCGAATTGAGGCTCAGCGCTACTGTACAAGGCACGAGAGTAGATCTCCCTCTCAACTGCTAGTCTTGATACGGTTCCATTTTGTATTTCTATTCCAAGGTGAACAAAAATTAAGGTTGGCCCGGCCCCCCCTatgtttgcttgtttgtgTTTTCAAGATCTGACTTGACAGCTGTGAGCCGTGAGCCGCGAGCCGTGGATGGGAATCACTCAATGTTCAAACACATGGCCAAGGGCTGCTCGTGTAGCTCTGCTCCATTCCAAACTCAGCAGCTAGGTCATTTATACGTCAATCACAGCGGGCAATCCGAAAGACTACGGCGGAGTATCCCCAGTATCACGGCCACCTGCACGACGCACAGAGAGCACAGAGCAGAATGCAGCTCATTGCGTGCTCGTATTGGTAGCAATAGATGCCTTGCTAGCATGTAGAATAAAGCCGTGCTCCCTCCGATGTCACCCATCTTGGGCGGTTGGTCCGAATTCTACGGAGCAAATCACTCCCATCAAGGTATCATACATACGAGCAGCACATGCAAGTGATTCCCAAACCTGATATCAAGCAGGCTGCATAAACCACATGTTAGTGCTCCAACCCTGCCTATACTCCATAAATCACCCAGTCCACCTACCAGAGTTGGCATTGTGGAAGCCCTGCCGTCAACAAATGCGGACTGCTGTCCCCCACATCTCACGTTTAGCGGCCCCTTGTCAACCCCGATCCTGGCAAGCTCTAGGTCATCTATACGCACTCCGTGTTGTTTGAAGTTGAGTGTCCAATTTCCGTCCATCAACGCATATACGAGCTCCTTAAAAAGCAGCGCACAGGAGGTGCTATATGCATATGCATGCCTCCAGCGCCCCCCGGGCAGTTGCTTCGCCTCACCACGTGGGCCACAGCGTCTCGCCCATCTCATTGGGAGATGCGGGAGGCTTAGGAGTTTCGATGATGGCTGGCTGCCAGATCCCGATCATTTTGCTTACATGTAAGTGTACCCAGCTGACCAACAATACGAAGAATGGACTTTGCAAATACGATGTTTTCTTTTAGCTTCTTGAAGCAGTGACCAAGGCGAGTCTCTTTATTTGAATTTTGCAGTAATATTTCCAACTGAAGCATCACAGACGTGCCATGATATGCTATACTACTAGCTTGATTATCCATAAGGGCTCTCTTTACCAGGGTTCACTAGTTTAGGAGCACCGGCAGTTCAGATTCCGCTGCGAGTAGCGTAGCACCGGTATGATCGAAGACATGGTTATCAACTTTAACAAGATAGTTGCCTGGGTACTAGAAACAGCTGGTGCTGCATCCAACCGTGCTAGATGCATCTCATCTGCTCCTCACAAGCAGCCAAGGGCGTCTGATTCGCAGCGAGCTGATCTTGGCTTTCTTCGCCTCCTACATTTCGCGTCTCGGATACGGCTCCTAAGCCGGATCGAAATAAGCAtaagaagaagctgcataATGGCGTGATTCAATTAAAATGGTTCATTCCTGTTGACCTCGTCGAAATCAAACATGGAGACGCTTTTGTAGATCAGCTAtgccctttttgcctttcagCGGCTCCGTGGGATCCTTGATGATGACTCTACCCACGCCGAGCTTGGCGATGCATCAAATGGTTTCATCTCAAGTTTTCTCCAAGGTAGTGCCTGGTATGTTTTGCGTCTTGTATATTTATAGAATGAAGAACTGTGAGCATTAAAGAGCAACTCATAAAGCTCTTTGTAGGGCCAGAAGAGGATGCAGCGCTCAATATATTTTGCCGCGATTTGAAAGCTGCAAAAATGtatatctttttcttttggacATTGTTgtaaagaggaaagaagaagaactcATTGAGCAATCCCATCTTAGCCATCACCACTCCCATTTTGTATCCATGCAAGTATTTTGGTCTTGAACTCGGTTGATCAGCCCGATCTACCCGGGAGCTTCAGACTGGAATAGCGTAACTTTTTTCTGCCCGGGATCGACGTGTGTAAAAATGCCACCTTGTGATATGTGACTTCATATCACGATTCGAAGCAAGATGCGTATGAATGCCACGCCATCTGCCACGAAAACTTCTGCTCTGGGAaacctacctacctagtactAGTAATTCAATGGAATACTACCCAAAAATTGTATCTGAGCTTGTATTTCTCTGTTCTATTTACTGCGTCATACAATCACAGAGTCATGCTGAATCAACCGAATTAGTAATAACTGCAAAGGTCTGCAAGAAAACCCTTCGGATAGCTGGGAGCAAACGAGTCAAATTATGGCGAGTGACCTCGGGGACTTTGCTGCGCAAACCACGCATtagctacatgtaggcaGAGAAAACAGGAATTCTACAGGCATTTCCCATGTAGATTGCCATCAAAGCCGGTGAGATCCAGGGATTCAGTCATACCATCTCAGAATCGCATTTGTCAATTTATCAATACGGTAAATTCCAAGACGAATCCGGCTCTTTGGTTTTTGACGTTTGCCGCCGTACCGACGGGGTGGATCCACTGGAGGGAGCGCTGAAATTGCCGTGTCCTCGACGCCAAACTATTGGGACGGCGGGAGATTCAGCAATTAAACAGCAGCAAACTCGGACTCGGCAGCGTTGGCCACTAGCGGTGCTGCCGAGATAAATGTGCTTATGGCGATGATcccttgtcttgttttgttttgtagTATGACATAATGAAACTGAAAAAAATTGAAATGGCCTGCATTAGCAATGTGAAATTTGTAAAGCTGCAACCAGGCAAAGGCCATCAATCAATGAGAATCATGTGATACACAGTCCCTTACTGAATGTGCCATGAGGGCCAATAATTGACTTGACGAAAATggaacaaaaaggaaaaaataaTAGAAACGATTGACAAATGGTCTCAAATTGTCTTGCAGCCAGCCATTGGAGATGGCGAATTGTCTTGGGTAGCAGCATAATATTGAGGTGGGGTAATTTTACTGCAAATGAGTTTGTCTTTGATGAGCAGCTTTGACGCATGCAAGCCAATCAATCCGAGAGATTGGCAGAAAAAAGTCATATGCACTTggtgactttttttttcggtggGCTTTAGCTTAGCGGCTTTGCCGCCTAACATCAACCGCTGGGAGCTGCACGCAATTACGTTTGACGTCGGCTGCTGAGCGCCATTCGTCGTCTGACAAGCTTTTGATGCCCATTCAGCTGCCTCCTCATTTTACCTTAAACTTTTCCCTTCGCCTCTCGCCCAGTGCCTCGTCCAGCCTCTTCCCTCGTTCCCTCGTTCCCGTGCAGTCCCGCCATCTACAGTGCCCTTTTCTCCCTTTGCGCCCTAATTGTCTGTTGGCTgggccgctgccgccagacCCGTCACTCTCGCTGCATTCCTGCGCAGGCAAGACACAAAAGGCGACGGCTACACACGattctgccatctccagcctctgATCGGCGTGGCTCTTCTTGATCCTGCACTGCCCCCCCTCTGTCGCTTGCAATCTCCGTATCGGCACGCGAGCACGAGACCGGGCT from Trichoderma atroviride chromosome 3, complete sequence encodes the following:
- a CDS encoding uncharacterized protein (SMCOG1075:alkaline serine protease, subtilase family~MEROPS:MER0000338~antiSMASH:Cluster_3.3~SECRETED:SignalP(1-21)~EggNog:ENOG41); the encoded protein is MAPFNTMLGYLLLAVAPLAAALPFHGHGHNTNNHNLNLNFNLTETINEINENLAGLVGYITNPHAKNVIANRYIVVYNNTFGSEAIAAKQAEFAATIQKRNLGKRSLGGNLLSTEIHSFQMHNWRAMALDADDEMVKSIFSAQEVAYIEADAVVQTKGALVAQTNATPGLIRLSNRNAGGKNYIFDNTAGAGITAYVVDTGIRITHSEFEGRASFGANFVNSNNTDENGHGSHVSGTIGGATFGVAKNVKLVAVKVLDATGAGSNSGVLNGMQFVVNDVQAKGLSGKAVMNMSLGGSLSAAVNNAIAAIANAGVVPVVAAGNENQDTANTSPGSAPQAITVGAIDATNDVRASFSNFGPDVDIYAQGVNVLSVGIKSDTDTAVLSGTSMATPHVAGLAAYLMALKGLTNVDDVTTLIKNLATATGASVQQNVAGTTNLIANNGEL